The stretch of DNA CTGATCCTAGGTATGGACTTCTTTGCTAGCTCGCAGCTTACTTCTTCTGTTCTGAagttatatttttgaaatatacaTGCATTTTTTGCAGTGATTTTGGTGATATATTCAATGTAAATCACTTTATTAATTCTTTGAGAGATGAAGTTAAGATCATAAAAGCACTCCCAAAAAAGTTCAGTAGTAAAATCCGTACTGAACCATTCACGATGCCTCCAGTCAGCTGGTCTAGTGAGAAGTACTACTTGAAGCAGGTTAGCTAAGAaaggaagtatttttctttatggGTATCGTAATATTCCAAGCATGCAATCTTTGAACAAATGTTTTGTTTGCAGATTTTACCACTTGTAAGGAAGCACAAGGTGATTCATTTTAATAGAACTGATGCTCGTCTCGCAAATAATGGACTTCCTTTACGACTCCAAAAGCTTCGTTGCCGCATTAATTATGAGGGATTAAGATTTACACCAGAAATTGAGGCCCTAGGTGATAAGCTTATTTCAATTCTCCGGAGAAGTGGTTTCTTTGTTGTTCTTCACCTGCGATATGAAATGGATATGCTGTCCTTTTCTGGTTGTACACATGGATGCTCTGACAAAGAAACTGAAGAACTAACGAGGATGAGGTTTGCTTAGTTGATTCCTTTATATTTCTTTGTCATCTGTATGTTTTTTTGAATTACTAAAGGTATCTGTCGGGACCTTTGGACTTCAAGATATGCATTTCCCTGGTGGAAAGAGAAGGAAATAGTATCTGAAAagaaaagattggaaggtttgtgTCCCCTTACGCCTGAAGAAACAGCATTGGTGCTACGAGCTCTGGGCTTCACAAGGGATTCCCTAATATACATTGCCTCTGGTGAAATCTATGGTGgtgaaagaaggatggctgcttTGAGGGCTTCGTATCCCAAAATTGTAGGCCTTCTATTCTCAGACAGTTGAATGAAATATCAATATAACTTTCTTATCGACAATATAACTCTTCAGGTAAGGAAGGAGATGCTTCTCAGTGCCGAGGAATTGAGGCCTTTTCAGAATCATTCAACTCAGATGGCTGCGTTGGACTATCTGGTATCTGTTGCAAGTGATGTTTTTGTCCCCACTTACGATGGGAATATGGCCAAAGTTGTAGAAGGACATCGCAGGTTGGTTCCTTCTCTAGATTCAACTGTTTTGATCTGATTTCTTGGTCtagatatttttcttaattttcttgCTTTTCAGTAATATAAATATCAAGTATGCCTCATCTTGATCAGAAAATATTTCTATGATGTTATACATTTGGGGGTTCACTTGAGATGACTTATCAGATGGCTTCTGCTGAATTAAACCTTGTTATTTGTTGAAGCTAGTGCAATTGCTAGGTCTGGCAGATGTTTTTTACCTAATGCATCTCCTATGGAGCAAGATATACAAACTaaaataatgtgtattacattcGTTGCCAGAGATCCATTCTTCAGTGTAAATCCAGCTCAAATATGTGCTTATAGGTTTCTCTTCTTCCTGTGTAGGTATGCCGGATTTCGCGGGACAATTGTGTTGGACAGGAGAGAAATTGTGGAGCTTTTGGATCTTCTCCAGGATGGGAAACTATCATGGGATCAGTTCTCAACTGCAGTTAAGGCAGTGCACAAGAACCGAATGGGTCAACCAACACTAAGGAAAGTGATTCCTGGGAGGCCAAAAGAGGAGGATTACTTTTATGCCAATCCTCAGGAATGCACCGGTCCTTCAAGGATTTCAAGCATCGAATCTAGAGAATTCAATATCTAAAGCTGTCGTTGTAGCTGCTAGTTTCTTCCCCGATCATGGGATTCTTTGATTCGGACTATAAGGCTATGTCAGCAGCTCCTTGTACAGCTGACTAGATTTTAAATATTGCTAACTCTAGTGTCTGGGCAAACCAAAAGTCCACATGTTTTACAACTGCATCTGTGGAAGAGGATCAACAGAAGCCAAGGCTGCGATCGAGCTATGACCATCAATGTCAGGCGAGGAAGCCAAGCAGTTGGGTTTTGGCACAAACTAGTCTGCCCCTGGGTTGATTCGCCATTCTTTAATTTCTGGTCTTCGGATTCTTGAGATGTATTATTGGTTTCGGTAGGGATGGGACTGTAACACAAAGGTCGACTAAAATTTACAGTCTTTTCTGTCGTAAAATATCATCTACAGCGGCAATCGCAACTGCAATTGTAACAACAATATGTATCGATGATGGTAAGCTTATCATTTTTCTGATGCTAACTGTTGTGTGAAATAAATTTAatgttaaaaattaaaatcaaatcatTATATATTTAAGATTAGATTTATATATCTTTTGATCCTGTAACagaatatcaaaaattttgacTTGAGAATGTATCGTGGTTTGCTCGTATGAAGCAGTGGCATAGATCTGTTCTGAGAAAACTAGTCTCTCCACAGAGTATAGAAAGTAAAAGGGAGGTGACAATAGACCatgattaatcctatatatatatgtatatatatatatatatctgttagAGCGCTTTGAGATTAGTGTCATCCTCTACCACGAAACCAGCTCCATGCCTtcgccctctcctcctccttcgcctctctctctctcctccgcctcctcctctctctctctctctctctctcggccaaTTCAGAAAAGATTTCCCTTCTAGCTGTATAGTTTTTCTTTTAAGATTGTTTCCATTTAatgttagatatatatatatatatatatatatatatatagagagagagagagagagagagagagagagagagagactgcatGGCCGACGCAAGAAGTCAAATGCAGGAAAAGAATAAACGAGAGCTGGGTGGTCGCGTAGACAAAAGCATCCCCAAAAGCGGAGCAGAAGTCCTGCGACGGGCCTCCACGACCGCAGCCTTATAGAGACGCTGATGCCGCAGAGACACATGGAATAGGAAGGACGAGACGATGAGATGCTCCCACTCGGAAACGTCAAAAGCCGTCTGCATCAAAAGCAGGAGCCGACCATACGGAACGACGCCGACCTTTATCGCCAAATGCGCTTGCGAGGgagggagaacggaagctttctTTGAAGCAGCAGACGCCTGCCGCTCTGCATTGGCCAGCCATAAGCAGAGGCTGCTCATCCTGTTCTGCTTGGAGTCATTCCTCGTTTCCGATTCCTAACTGATGAAAGGATTTACACCGTTGATGATGTGCTTTAGGAACTGTTTTTATATTTGATCAGAAAATAAAGTTTCTCCTTTAAAGTTAAAGAATCGGCTGCCATCTAAATATTCAATGTATGCTAATGTTTTAATAAAGCAgtaagaataatatatatatatatatatatatatatatatatatatatatatgcttcaaagATATGATATATTGGGATAtaaatttaaattgactaaaaagATTGCTGTTCTATTGGGAAGATTTTGAGTCTGCCGTGCAAATATAAAAAAGATACAGTGGATTGCATGAAATCTACCTCAattaattatcttttattttttatattaattttatttctctCGGAAAATATGATCGGTCGCAcctaaccaaccaaccaaccaaccgcTCATTCTTCCTTCACGTCTAAGCAAAACAGTAACAAATTGGATGCCCGCTGAGCGCACCGACAACACGAATCAACCACCCCAATCCACTACTTTGACTCACGCCGCGTTGCTGTCGACATGTGCCCACACTTGTCCTCGCCTCATCCTCTATCGATCCGCCGCGTGGCAGTGTCACCTACAGCTTTCCGCTTTCCCCgccataattttttataatatatacatatatatatataatataaattattatatatataggaCAATAATAATTTAAAGATCAAAATGTTCTCCGAATTGCGTGTCCTTTTGATGCGCAAATTGTTTTGTTTCATCGGAGGGGTTAATTAGAAATATAGATATTGATAGGGGTGTTTATGAGAAGTTAGCTCGACTTCTCTATAAAACCCCACGCCGTCGACAGAGACTGCCACCATGGCGCACTTcttccaccgccaccaccaccacaggGAGGAGCACTGCTCGAGCGCCGGCGGCAGGTCGTCGCCGCGCACGGTGAGGGTCTACACCAAGGCCGACCCGAACTACTCCCTCTCCATCCGCGATGGCAACGTGATCCTCGCGCCTAATGATCCCGATGATCCCTACCAGGTAAGCGGAAGGATTCCTGCTCGCTCTCTGCTTCTTCTGTTTTGGCCTTTCCCCTTCTCATCGATGACTGCCTCCTTCGTGGATCGCAGCACTGGTACAAGGATATGAGGCACGGCACCAGGGTGAAGGACGAAGAGGGCTTCCCCGGCTTTGCTCTCGTCAACAGTGTCACCGGCGAAGCCATCAAGCACTCCCTTGGAGCTCAAAATCCAGTATGTGTAGCTTGCGCTCGTTTCTGATGCTCTCATGTTTCCTTCACCCGATTTGTGATCGTTGCAGGTCCGGCTGGTTCCTTACAACCCGGATTACCTGGATGAATCTGTTCTGTGGGCTGAGAGCAATGACACTGGTAAAGGCTACAGGTGCATCAGGATGGTGAACAACATCCGCTTGAACTTTGATGCTTTCCATGGAGACAAGGACCACGGAGGGGTGCGAGACGGAACCACCGTGGTGCTGTGGGAGTGGCTCAAAGGGGACAACCAGAGGTGGAAGATCGAGCCCCAATGTAAGTTCTACCTCAAAAAGGAGAAACTTTGATCTCTTGCTGCAACATCTGCTAAGAGCTTTGTCCTTGATTGATGTCAATTTCTCTATACAAGTAGAGGCAGCAATCAGCTTCGCTGATCAATTTCCATGCCTTTGATTTCTGTGCTAAGAATGAAGTAGATCGAGCATATTTAGCTGCTCTTTGTTCAGTATTGTTTGGTATACCATGCAGCCTCCGACCCTCCTCCCCCCACCAACTACGCCGGCGGCAGGCCGCCACAGCGTACTGTTCGGATCTTGACCAAGGCAGGGCCGGATTACTCCCTCACCGTCCGTGATGGAAGAGTGGTGCTTGCACCCACTGATCCCAACGATGACTACCAGGCAAGATTGATCCGTGACAAGTCTTCTCTTGGATTTCGTGGCGAGATTTTGGGCTGTTGTCTCACTTCATTTGTTCTTTTGGATTGCAGCGTTGGTACAAGGACATGAGGTACGGGACCGAGGTGAAGGACGAAGAAGGTTTCCCAAGCTTTGCTCTCGTCAACAAAGTGACCGGCGAAGCTATCAAGCACGCCATCGGAGCTACGAATCCAGTGAGTTCAGCAGCTGAAACACCACTTGAATTGCTAATTCCTCACTTCATTCCTGGTATTTGTGTGTCTCAGATCCGACTGGTTCCTTACAACCCAGAGTACCTCGATGAGTCCGTTCTGTGGTCTGAGAGTAATGACACCGGTGAGGGGTACAGGTGCATCAGGATGGTGAACAACAT from Musa acuminata AAA Group cultivar baxijiao chromosome BXJ2-11, Cavendish_Baxijiao_AAA, whole genome shotgun sequence encodes:
- the LOC135627084 gene encoding rhamnogalacturonan I rhamnosyltransferase 4-like; this encodes MVDEARAPKPTPAAGRASGGGGWRRAAVRTWMLRVGSSFLIWTAVVQLTSVWQPRLPRSWPAACFDRRSAGANATVDLSVIGGEEHGLSGSRSFPPALLPRRIYKSNGYLKVSCNGGLNQMRAAICDMVTIARHLNLTLVIPELDKTSFWADPSDFGDIFNVNHFINSLRDEVKIIKALPKKFSSKIRTEPFTMPPVSWSSEKYYLKQILPLVRKHKVIHFNRTDARLANNGLPLRLQKLRCRINYEGLRFTPEIEALGDKLISILRRSGFFVVLHLRYEMDMLSFSGCTHGCSDKETEELTRMRYAFPWWKEKEIVSEKKRLEGLCPLTPEETALVLRALGFTRDSLIYIASGEIYGGERRMAALRASYPKIVRKEMLLSAEELRPFQNHSTQMAALDYLVSVASDVFVPTYDGNMAKVVEGHRRYAGFRGTIVLDRREIVELLDLLQDGKLSWDQFSTAVKAVHKNRMGQPTLRKVIPGRPKEEDYFYANPQECTGPSRISSIESREFNI
- the LOC135626946 gene encoding ricin B-like lectin R40G2, encoding MAHFFHRHHHHREEHCSSAGGRSSPRTVRVYTKADPNYSLSIRDGNVILAPNDPDDPYQHWYKDMRHGTRVKDEEGFPGFALVNSVTGEAIKHSLGAQNPVRLVPYNPDYLDESVLWAESNDTGKGYRCIRMVNNIRLNFDAFHGDKDHGGVRDGTTVVLWEWLKGDNQRWKIEPQSSDPPPPTNYAGGRPPQRTVRILTKAGPDYSLTVRDGRVVLAPTDPNDDYQRWYKDMRYGTEVKDEEGFPSFALVNKVTGEAIKHAIGATNPIRLVPYNPEYLDESVLWSESNDTGEGYRCIRMVNNIRLNFDAFHGDKDHGGVRDGTTIVLWEWLKGDNQRWKIVPY